A region from the Actinoplanes sp. OR16 genome encodes:
- a CDS encoding aldolase/citrate lyase family protein, producing MRLSDHDYAEIDGRLAAHDAFLRARYPGDRAGRQPIHTVYIPADKLSSYPDWGSQALEAMDEHDFPWPDPTIRTKLELEPVEDLRVDFEDGYGVRDDDQEDEAVRTAAELLSKGPRPPFLGIRIKSLEAVTRRRALRTLDLFLDSYQDLFTITLPKVSGTDQVAAMVTLLEKIEALYGLSAGALTFEIQVELPSAVLAADGSATVARLLTAAGGRCTGLHYGTYDYSAAAGVAAAYQSMEHPAADYAKAVMQAAAAQTGVRLSDGSTNVLPVGSTADVHAAWELHHRLVRRSLERGYYQGWDLHPAQLPSRYAATYEFFRDGRDVAADRLNRYLHRQDSGIADEPATARALAGYLLRGLDCGALDNAGFPREDLMALI from the coding sequence ATGCGCCTGTCCGATCATGATTACGCTGAGATCGACGGGCGCCTCGCTGCCCACGACGCGTTCCTCCGGGCCCGCTACCCGGGGGACCGCGCCGGCCGGCAGCCCATCCACACCGTCTACATCCCGGCCGACAAGCTCTCGTCGTATCCCGACTGGGGCTCGCAGGCGCTGGAGGCGATGGACGAGCACGACTTCCCGTGGCCGGATCCGACCATCCGTACGAAGCTGGAGCTCGAACCGGTCGAGGACCTCCGCGTCGACTTCGAGGACGGCTACGGCGTCCGCGACGACGACCAGGAGGACGAGGCCGTCCGCACCGCCGCGGAGCTCCTGAGCAAGGGCCCGCGCCCGCCGTTCCTCGGCATCCGCATCAAGTCGCTGGAGGCCGTCACCCGGCGCCGCGCGCTGCGCACCCTCGACCTGTTCCTCGACTCCTACCAGGACCTCTTCACCATCACGCTGCCCAAGGTGAGCGGTACCGACCAGGTGGCCGCGATGGTCACCCTCCTGGAGAAGATCGAGGCCTTGTACGGGCTGAGCGCCGGAGCTCTGACGTTCGAGATCCAGGTGGAGTTGCCGTCAGCGGTCCTGGCCGCGGACGGGTCCGCCACCGTCGCGCGTCTCCTCACCGCGGCCGGCGGCCGGTGCACGGGTCTGCACTACGGCACCTACGACTACAGTGCCGCCGCCGGTGTGGCAGCGGCGTACCAATCGATGGAGCACCCGGCCGCCGACTACGCGAAGGCCGTCATGCAGGCCGCCGCCGCCCAGACCGGCGTGCGCCTCTCCGACGGCTCCACGAACGTCCTCCCGGTCGGCTCGACCGCCGACGTCCACGCGGCCTGGGAACTCCACCACCGCCTGGTCCGGCGTTCCCTGGAACGCGGCTACTACCAGGGCTGGGACCTGCACCCGGCCCAGTTGCCGAGCCGTTACGCCGCCACCTACGAGTTCTTCCGCGACGGCCGTGACGTGGCAGCCGACCGCCTGAACCGCTACCTGCACCGCCAGGACAGCGGCATCGCCGACGAGCCGGCCACGGCCCGTGCCCTGGCCGGCTACCTGCTGCGGGGCCTGGACTGCGGCGCCCTCGACAACGCCGGCTTCCCCCGCGAAGACCTGATGGCCCTGATCTGA
- a CDS encoding PP2C family serine/threonine-protein phosphatase, which yields MTLHLRWAAVTDQGHVRSNNEDCHYAGDNLLVVCDGMGGMAAGDLASRLAVEAMVSLDAPIPTDNQMDALHRALEVANGRIAEQVALDPALQGMGTTLTAVLFNGERAAMAHVGDSRAYLLRDGRLNQLTKDDTYVQMLIDQGLLKPEEAAGHPRRAVVTRVLQGEPVTPAYVIVEPQAGDRWLLCSDGLTGVVSDPTLEQELRAAPDPKTCSERLVDLALRGGGPDNVTVVVADVTAGD from the coding sequence ATGACCTTGCACCTCCGGTGGGCGGCCGTCACCGACCAAGGACACGTCCGGAGCAACAACGAGGACTGTCACTACGCGGGTGACAACCTCCTCGTGGTTTGCGACGGCATGGGCGGGATGGCCGCCGGCGACCTCGCCAGCCGGCTCGCCGTCGAAGCCATGGTCTCGCTCGACGCGCCGATCCCCACCGACAACCAGATGGACGCGCTCCACCGCGCGCTCGAAGTGGCGAACGGACGGATCGCCGAGCAGGTGGCCCTCGACCCCGCGCTGCAGGGGATGGGCACCACGCTGACGGCCGTGCTCTTCAACGGTGAGCGGGCCGCGATGGCGCACGTCGGCGACTCCCGTGCCTACCTGCTGCGCGACGGCCGGCTCAACCAGCTCACCAAGGACGACACGTACGTCCAGATGCTCATCGACCAGGGTCTGCTGAAGCCCGAGGAGGCGGCCGGCCACCCACGCCGGGCCGTCGTGACCCGGGTGCTGCAGGGCGAGCCGGTGACTCCCGCCTACGTCATCGTGGAACCGCAGGCCGGGGACCGCTGGCTGCTCTGCAGCGACGGCCTCACCGGTGTGGTGAGCGACCCGACGCTGGAGCAGGAGCTGCGGGCCGCGCCCGACCCGAAGACGTGCTCCGAGCGCCTCGTCGACCTCGCGCTGCGCGGTGGCGGGCCGGACAATGTCACGGTCGTGGTCGCGGACGTGACCGCCGGCGACTGA
- a CDS encoding bifunctional diguanylate cyclase/phosphodiesterase: MAVLGDLLQLVVGLAAAAICLRAARGRAGVPRRWRFLAAGGLLVWSLTRLAELLGDPPRLVIDAGFLVLPFCMLIGLLAAAHTRPRPVPTSPRRDQIALVIDSVLITGSVLALIWSIMPELVEPHLVAYPVVDLVLLTMVMLLLTTRPDSPSGRRPLALIGVALLAFGTADTFRLLDAGPAWLELAGHVLGPAFIAIAALSPARTPLDRPATALLVHDRLHLLVPYGPVVVAGVVLMARTISGQPLTTFQAYLGWLGLALVVTRQMLTIMDNSVLLDRIAETQQRLHHLAYHDPLTGLANRALFRERLGLALEAHQSRGTPVAVLFADLDDFKLINDTFGHAMGDRVLTAVGERMRSCVRSQDLVARLGGDEFAVVLGYGVVPAPRRHRIRFRPRRYVLSAAGVRVYDGLDRRAAAGRVTAELPHPVWVAEAEAIGQRMLTALREPYQIDGRSVGVGVSVGLVAAEPGDRLSADILLRRADAAMYAVKRRGKGALITYAGPRDNTPHADLPQLLAGALAEGGSPAAAGFEVHYQPIVRLSDAATVAVEALARWTSPTAGTIHPDVFVTMAERTGLVAAIDDFVLDQACADAAGLEALYGRPIDLHVNVSAGRLGQQGLRASVASALARHGVTPSRLVVEVTETLRIPDLPRAAAVLASLRDLGVRVALDDFGSGYNALAQLHAMPVDIVKLDSTLTDVDASPDRAGALCRSVLSICAELGIAVVAEGLETQERATGMASLGCPLGQGYLYGPPAPLSRLLPPPDPDRSGS, from the coding sequence GTGGCCGTCCTCGGTGATCTGCTGCAGCTCGTCGTCGGCCTGGCCGCCGCCGCCATCTGCCTGCGCGCCGCCCGCGGCCGGGCCGGCGTACCGCGCCGCTGGCGGTTCCTCGCCGCCGGCGGGCTGCTGGTCTGGTCGCTCACCCGGCTCGCCGAGCTGCTGGGCGACCCACCCCGGCTGGTCATCGACGCCGGTTTCCTGGTGCTGCCGTTCTGCATGCTGATCGGTCTGCTGGCCGCCGCGCACACCCGGCCCCGGCCGGTGCCCACCTCGCCGCGCCGCGACCAGATCGCCCTCGTCATCGACAGCGTGCTGATCACCGGCTCGGTGCTGGCGCTGATCTGGTCGATCATGCCGGAGCTCGTCGAGCCGCACCTGGTGGCGTACCCGGTCGTCGACCTGGTCCTGCTGACCATGGTGATGCTGCTGCTGACCACCCGGCCCGACTCGCCGTCCGGCCGCCGCCCGCTCGCCCTGATCGGGGTGGCACTGCTCGCCTTCGGCACCGCGGACACGTTCCGGCTGCTCGACGCCGGACCGGCCTGGCTGGAGCTGGCCGGGCACGTGCTCGGTCCGGCCTTCATCGCCATCGCGGCGCTGAGCCCGGCCCGCACCCCGCTGGACCGGCCCGCCACGGCGTTGCTCGTGCACGACCGGCTGCACCTGCTCGTGCCGTACGGGCCGGTGGTCGTGGCAGGGGTCGTGCTGATGGCGCGGACCATCAGCGGGCAGCCGCTGACCACGTTCCAGGCCTACCTCGGCTGGCTCGGCCTCGCCCTCGTCGTCACCCGGCAGATGCTCACCATCATGGACAACAGCGTGCTGCTGGACCGGATCGCCGAGACCCAGCAGCGGCTGCACCACCTCGCCTACCACGATCCGCTGACCGGGCTCGCGAACCGGGCGCTGTTCCGGGAACGGCTCGGCCTCGCCCTGGAAGCACATCAGAGCCGTGGCACACCCGTGGCGGTCCTCTTCGCCGACCTCGACGACTTCAAGCTGATCAACGACACGTTCGGGCACGCCATGGGGGATCGGGTGCTCACCGCCGTCGGTGAGCGGATGCGGTCCTGCGTACGGTCCCAGGATCTGGTGGCCCGGCTCGGCGGCGACGAGTTCGCGGTGGTGCTCGGCTACGGGGTCGTCCCGGCGCCGCGGCGGCACCGCATCCGGTTCCGTCCCCGGCGCTATGTGCTCTCCGCCGCCGGGGTGCGCGTCTACGACGGTCTGGACCGGCGGGCCGCCGCCGGCCGGGTGACGGCCGAGCTGCCGCACCCGGTGTGGGTGGCCGAGGCGGAGGCGATCGGGCAGCGGATGCTCACCGCTCTGCGCGAGCCGTACCAGATCGACGGACGGTCGGTGGGCGTCGGCGTCAGCGTCGGCCTGGTCGCGGCCGAGCCCGGCGACCGTCTCTCGGCCGACATCCTCCTGCGAAGAGCAGATGCGGCCATGTACGCCGTGAAGCGCCGTGGCAAGGGCGCTCTCATCACCTACGCGGGGCCGCGTGACAACACGCCGCACGCCGACCTGCCGCAACTCCTCGCCGGGGCCCTGGCCGAGGGCGGCAGCCCCGCCGCGGCCGGCTTCGAGGTGCACTACCAGCCGATCGTGCGGCTCAGCGACGCGGCGACGGTGGCCGTGGAGGCCCTCGCCCGCTGGACGTCACCGACGGCCGGCACGATCCATCCGGACGTCTTCGTGACGATGGCCGAGCGCACCGGCCTGGTCGCCGCCATCGACGACTTCGTGCTCGACCAGGCCTGCGCCGACGCGGCAGGGCTGGAGGCGCTGTACGGCCGCCCGATCGACCTGCACGTCAACGTCTCCGCGGGCCGCCTCGGCCAGCAGGGCCTGCGTGCGTCCGTGGCGTCGGCGCTGGCCCGCCACGGTGTGACCCCGTCGCGCCTCGTCGTGGAGGTCACCGAGACGCTGCGCATCCCCGACCTGCCCCGGGCCGCGGCGGTGCTGGCCTCGCTGCGCGACCTCGGCGTACGGGTGGCCCTCGACGACTTCGGCAGCGGATACAACGCCCTCGCGCAACTGCACGCCATGCCCGTCGACATCGTGAAACTCGACTCCACCCTCACCGACGTGGACGCCTCACCGGACCGGGCAGGCGCCCTGTGCCGCTCGGTCCTCTCCATCTGCGCCGAACTCGGCATAGCGGTGGTGGCCGAGGGCCTGGAGACGCAGGAGCGGGCTACCGGGATGGCCTCCCTGGGCTGCCCCCTGGGCCAGGGCTACCTCTACGGCCCACCGGCCCCCTTGTCCCGCCTCCTCCCGCCACCCGATCCTGACCGTTCGGGATCCTGA
- the hrpB gene encoding ATP-dependent helicase HrpB, protein MSPEALPELPVRPVLPTIATTLDEAGAAVLVAPPGTGKTTLVPLALASPHRKIIVAEPRRIAARAAARRMASLLGERVGERVGYAVRGDRRVSRETVVEVVTTGLLVRRLQHDPELAGVSAVMLDECHERHLDSDLAVAFLAEVRAALRPDLRLLATSATADAGRLSAIVEGPVLTAHARTYPVDVIWAPPPGKITPPLGLRVDPRLLDHVAATTRRALTDGDGDVLVFLPGAREIEEVARRLSGVDVVRLHGRLSGSAQDAALRPGTGQRVVLATAIAESSLTVPGVRAVVDAGLSRVPRMDHSRGLGALVTVAVSRAGAEQRAGRAGREAPGRAYRCWSSALHDRLPAQPEPEIAAADLTDFALELALWGHPDGTGLALPDQPPAGALKAARTTLHDLGAVGDDGLVTPRGRALADAGLHPRLARALLDGADLVGAQRAAEIVAVLDGDLSGGDDVITLWRRARAGADPAFTMEVRRLLGALGRRPATSAAATTSASSAGPSRERIPDDLAAGLLVGLAHPGRVARVRERGGSSYLMAGGTAADLPGGTQLAGTPWLAIADAERAAGSRTARIRSAAPIDEATACQVAATLLTDETEIGWIDGEVAARRVQRLGAITLSSIRLTDPDPALLHDALRAGLRAEGLSLLTWTRTAEDLRRRLAFAHAALGDPWPDVSDTALLTADWLDFGTARRRADLARLDVAHSLRRLLPWSVAGRLDEVAPERLPVPSGSNVRIDYTDPAAPVLAVKVQEAFGWQDAPTLADGRVPVLLHLLSPAGRPVAVTRDLRSFWAQGYPQVRAELRGRYPRHPWPEDPTTATPTKRTNPRAR, encoded by the coding sequence ATCTCCCCCGAAGCCCTGCCCGAGCTTCCGGTCCGTCCCGTCCTGCCGACGATCGCGACGACGCTCGACGAGGCGGGCGCCGCCGTTCTGGTCGCGCCGCCGGGAACAGGCAAGACGACCCTCGTACCACTGGCTCTGGCCTCTCCCCACCGCAAGATCATCGTGGCCGAGCCGCGCCGGATCGCCGCACGCGCCGCGGCCCGGCGGATGGCCTCGCTGCTCGGCGAGCGCGTCGGCGAACGGGTGGGCTACGCGGTGCGCGGCGATCGCCGGGTCTCCCGGGAGACGGTGGTCGAGGTGGTGACGACCGGCCTGCTGGTCCGGCGGCTGCAGCACGACCCGGAGCTGGCCGGGGTGAGCGCCGTGATGCTCGACGAGTGCCACGAGCGGCACCTCGACTCCGACCTGGCGGTGGCGTTCCTGGCCGAGGTGCGTGCCGCGCTCCGGCCCGACCTGCGCCTGCTGGCGACGTCCGCGACCGCCGACGCCGGCCGGCTCTCGGCGATCGTGGAGGGCCCGGTGCTCACCGCGCACGCCCGGACGTACCCGGTCGACGTCATCTGGGCGCCGCCACCCGGCAAGATCACTCCGCCGCTGGGCCTGCGCGTCGATCCGCGCCTGCTGGACCACGTGGCGGCCACGACCCGGCGCGCGCTCACCGACGGTGACGGCGACGTGCTCGTGTTCCTGCCCGGCGCCCGCGAGATCGAGGAGGTCGCTCGCCGGCTCAGCGGTGTCGACGTCGTCCGCCTTCACGGCCGCCTGTCCGGTTCCGCACAGGACGCGGCGCTACGGCCGGGCACCGGGCAACGCGTTGTCCTCGCCACCGCGATCGCGGAGAGCAGCCTCACCGTGCCGGGCGTGCGTGCCGTGGTCGACGCCGGGCTGAGCCGCGTACCCCGGATGGATCACTCCCGCGGGTTGGGCGCCCTGGTCACGGTCGCGGTGTCCCGGGCCGGGGCCGAGCAGCGCGCCGGTCGTGCCGGTCGTGAGGCTCCGGGCCGCGCCTACCGATGCTGGTCCTCCGCGCTGCACGATCGTCTTCCGGCCCAGCCCGAACCCGAGATCGCCGCCGCAGACCTGACCGATTTCGCCCTCGAACTCGCGCTCTGGGGCCACCCGGACGGCACCGGCCTCGCACTCCCCGACCAGCCTCCCGCGGGCGCGCTCAAGGCCGCGCGGACGACGCTGCACGATCTCGGAGCGGTAGGCGATGACGGTCTCGTCACTCCCCGTGGCCGCGCCCTGGCCGACGCGGGCCTGCATCCCCGTCTCGCCCGCGCGCTCCTGGACGGCGCGGATCTGGTCGGCGCGCAGCGGGCCGCCGAGATCGTCGCCGTCCTCGACGGCGATCTCTCCGGAGGCGACGACGTGATCACCCTCTGGCGGAGGGCGCGAGCGGGTGCCGATCCGGCTTTCACCATGGAGGTACGACGGTTACTCGGAGCTCTCGGCCGCCGCCCCGCCACTTCAGCGGCCGCGACCACCAGCGCCTCCTCGGCCGGCCCTTCCCGGGAGCGCATTCCGGACGACCTGGCGGCCGGTCTCCTGGTCGGGCTGGCCCACCCCGGGCGTGTGGCGAGGGTGCGGGAGCGGGGCGGTTCCTCGTACCTCATGGCGGGCGGAACCGCCGCGGACCTCCCCGGCGGCACCCAGCTCGCCGGAACGCCCTGGCTGGCCATCGCCGACGCGGAGCGTGCGGCGGGATCACGCACCGCGCGCATCCGCAGCGCCGCGCCCATCGACGAGGCCACCGCCTGCCAGGTCGCGGCCACCCTGCTCACCGACGAGACCGAGATCGGCTGGATCGACGGCGAGGTGGCGGCACGGCGCGTACAGCGGCTCGGCGCGATCACGCTGTCCAGCATCAGGCTCACCGACCCCGACCCGGCCCTGCTGCACGACGCCCTCCGCGCCGGCCTGCGCGCCGAGGGCCTGTCCCTGCTCACCTGGACCCGGACCGCCGAAGATCTGCGCCGCCGCCTGGCGTTCGCCCACGCGGCCCTCGGCGATCCGTGGCCGGACGTCTCCGACACCGCCCTGCTCACCGCCGACTGGCTCGATTTCGGCACCGCCCGCCGCCGCGCCGACCTGGCCAGACTCGACGTCGCCCACTCCCTGCGCCGGCTGCTCCCCTGGTCGGTGGCGGGCCGGCTGGACGAGGTGGCCCCGGAACGCCTACCCGTCCCGAGCGGCTCCAACGTCCGCATCGACTACACGGACCCGGCCGCGCCGGTGCTGGCCGTCAAGGTGCAGGAGGCCTTCGGCTGGCAGGACGCCCCCACCCTCGCCGACGGCCGCGTACCGGTCCTGCTGCACCTGCTCTCCCCTGCCGGCCGCCCCGTGGCGGTGACCCGCGACCTGCGTTCCTTCTGGGCACAGGGTTATCCGCAGGTGCGGGCCGAGCTGCGAGGCCGCTATCCGCGCCACCCGTGGCCCGAGGACCCCACCACAGCCACCCCGACGAAGCGGACGAACCCCCGAGCCCGCTGA
- a CDS encoding 8-oxoguanine deaminase, giving the protein MVAVILIRNVTVATVDAADTVYVNGHVLVGDDGRIAAVGSGPGDISEISGRIVDGNGCLITPGLVNTHHHLYQWATRGLALDETLFGWLTTLYPIWGRLDAEIVGAAAGAGLGWLALSGCTTSMDHHYVFPRDGGDVLEAEIEAARRVGLRFHPTRGSMDLSRKDGGLPPDHVVEETDEALAATEAAIDRWHDPSPDAMLQIAVAPCSPFSVTTRLMEEAAVLARRKGVRLHTHLAETDDEEEFCRKRFGCSPVEYAERVGWLGDDVWLAHGVHLDDSAIAKLGATGTGVAHCPSSNARLGAGMARVRELIDHRVPVGLGVDGAASQEVSHLGAELRQALYTARMRGGPTAMNAREALRLGTIGGARCLGRQDDLGSIEVGKLADLVLWRLDGLGHDGIDDKVAALVFGPPARVELALVGGKPVVERGELVNASEEELTREARRAHQKLMVYR; this is encoded by the coding sequence ATGGTGGCTGTGATCCTGATCCGCAACGTCACGGTGGCGACCGTCGACGCCGCCGACACGGTCTATGTCAACGGTCACGTGCTGGTCGGTGACGACGGCCGGATCGCGGCGGTCGGGTCCGGCCCGGGCGACATTTCCGAAATATCCGGGCGAATCGTTGACGGCAACGGCTGTCTGATCACTCCGGGGCTCGTCAACACCCATCATCATCTCTACCAGTGGGCGACCCGCGGCCTGGCCCTCGACGAGACGCTCTTCGGCTGGCTGACCACGCTCTATCCGATCTGGGGACGCCTGGACGCGGAGATCGTCGGCGCGGCTGCCGGCGCCGGGCTCGGCTGGCTGGCCCTCTCCGGCTGTACGACGTCGATGGATCACCACTACGTCTTCCCGCGCGACGGCGGCGACGTGCTGGAGGCCGAGATCGAGGCGGCCCGCCGGGTGGGGCTCCGATTCCATCCGACCCGTGGCTCGATGGACCTCAGCCGCAAGGACGGCGGGCTGCCGCCGGATCACGTGGTCGAGGAGACGGACGAGGCGCTGGCCGCCACCGAAGCCGCCATCGATCGCTGGCACGACCCGTCCCCGGACGCGATGCTGCAGATCGCGGTGGCGCCCTGCTCGCCGTTCTCGGTGACGACCCGCCTCATGGAGGAGGCCGCGGTCCTGGCCCGCCGCAAGGGTGTCCGCCTGCACACCCACCTCGCCGAGACCGACGACGAGGAGGAGTTCTGCCGGAAGCGGTTCGGCTGCTCGCCCGTGGAGTACGCCGAACGCGTCGGCTGGCTCGGCGACGACGTCTGGCTGGCCCACGGCGTGCACCTGGACGACTCGGCGATCGCGAAGCTCGGCGCCACCGGCACCGGCGTCGCGCACTGTCCCAGCTCCAACGCCCGGCTCGGCGCCGGGATGGCCCGGGTCCGCGAGCTGATCGACCACCGGGTGCCGGTCGGTCTCGGCGTCGACGGCGCGGCCTCGCAGGAGGTCTCGCACCTGGGCGCGGAGCTGCGGCAGGCGCTCTACACGGCCCGGATGCGCGGCGGCCCCACGGCGATGAACGCGCGCGAGGCGCTGCGGCTCGGCACGATCGGCGGGGCCCGCTGTCTCGGCAGGCAGGACGATCTCGGCTCGATCGAAGTGGGAAAACTCGCAGACCTGGTGCTGTGGCGGCTCGACGGCCTCGGCCACGACGGCATCGACGACAAGGTGGCGGCCCTGGTCTTCGGCCCGCCGGCACGCGTGGAGCTGGCGCTGGTCGGCGGGAAGCCCGTGGTCGAGCGCGGGGAGCTGGTGAACGCCTCCGAGGAGGAGCTGACCCGGGAAGCGCGTCGCGCCCACCAGAAGTTAATGGTATACCGTTAA
- the pucL gene encoding factor-independent urate hydroxylase, producing MLGPNRYGKAETRLVRVNRDGGTHSLVDLNVSIALAGDLAATHATGDNSTVLPTDTMKNTVYAFAKEHGVGEPEDFALLLARWFVGSQDQVDSATVSIESFAWDRLGPHSFAKRGDYTRTTTVTVTANATQVVSGVTGLVLLNTTDSEFHGFVRDRYTTLPETTDRILATAVDAKWRHSGDTGDFAESYEKALEALKNGFIQTHSYSLQQTLMAMGTRVLTDRPEIAEVRLALPNKHHYLVDLSPFDLANDNEVFIAGDRPYGLIEGTVARDDAPAAIAGWWL from the coding sequence GTGCTCGGACCCAACCGATACGGCAAGGCGGAGACCCGCCTCGTCCGGGTGAACCGCGACGGTGGCACCCACTCGCTGGTGGACCTCAACGTCAGCATCGCCCTCGCCGGGGATCTGGCGGCCACCCACGCGACCGGTGACAACTCCACGGTCCTGCCGACCGACACGATGAAGAACACCGTGTACGCGTTCGCCAAGGAGCACGGGGTCGGCGAGCCGGAGGATTTCGCTCTGCTGCTGGCGAGGTGGTTCGTCGGGTCGCAGGACCAGGTGGACAGCGCGACGGTGTCGATCGAGTCGTTCGCCTGGGATCGGCTCGGGCCGCACTCGTTCGCCAAGCGCGGTGACTACACGCGCACCACGACCGTGACGGTCACCGCGAATGCGACACAGGTCGTCTCCGGCGTCACCGGGCTGGTGCTGCTCAACACGACCGACTCGGAGTTCCACGGATTCGTGCGCGATCGGTACACGACGCTGCCGGAGACCACGGACCGGATCCTGGCCACGGCGGTGGACGCGAAGTGGCGGCACTCGGGTGATACCGGGGACTTCGCTGAGTCGTACGAGAAAGCGCTCGAAGCTCTTAAGAACGGATTCATCCAGACTCATAGCTATTCTCTGCAGCAGACCCTCATGGCGATGGGCACCCGGGTCCTCACCGACCGGCCGGAGATCGCCGAGGTGCGGCTGGCGCTGCCGAACAAGCATCACTACCTCGTCGACCTGTCGCCCTTCGACCTCGCCAACGACAACGAGGTGTTCATCGCGGGCGACCGGCCCTACGGGCTGATCGAAGGGACCGTGGCCAGGGACGACGCGCCGGCGGCGATCGCGGGATGGTGGCTGTGA
- the uraH gene encoding hydroxyisourate hydrolase, which translates to MPTDGTTADFHARISTHILDTVTGEPARDVYLRLERRDSDGWFSVGEGRTDDDGRFRFRVPVRDWQAGGYRLFFYVEPYLGGDCFFPEITVAFHVHDPDRHYHVPLLLSRYGYTTYRGS; encoded by the coding sequence ATGCCCACTGACGGCACGACGGCCGATTTCCACGCCCGGATCTCCACGCACATCCTCGACACGGTCACCGGCGAACCGGCCCGGGACGTGTACCTGCGGCTGGAGCGCCGCGACTCGGACGGCTGGTTCAGCGTCGGCGAGGGGCGGACCGACGACGACGGCCGGTTCCGGTTCCGGGTGCCGGTGCGCGACTGGCAGGCCGGCGGCTATCGCCTCTTCTTCTACGTGGAGCCCTATCTCGGCGGGGACTGCTTCTTCCCGGAGATCACCGTGGCCTTCCACGTCCACGACCCGGACCGTCACTACCACGTGCCGCTGCTGCTCAGCCGGTACGGCTACACCACTTACCGAGGGAGCTAG
- the uraD gene encoding 2-oxo-4-hydroxy-4-carboxy-5-ureidoimidazoline decarboxylase, producing METLNAPAAGDLLACLAAPAWGAAIAAGGPYRDRAGLLAAADAAARQLSWDDVLLGLSAHPRIGERAAGESKEAAWSRTEQQAAAQSADAGLKAALVEANKLYEDRFGHVFLIFASGRSQSEILEAARARLENDETTERAIVRDELRKIALLRLERVLDAH from the coding sequence GTGGAGACCTTGAACGCGCCGGCCGCCGGGGACCTGCTCGCCTGCCTCGCGGCCCCGGCCTGGGGCGCCGCGATCGCAGCCGGGGGACCGTACCGGGACCGGGCCGGGCTGCTCGCCGCCGCCGATGCCGCCGCCCGTCAGCTGAGCTGGGACGACGTGCTGCTCGGACTCTCCGCGCACCCGCGGATCGGGGAGCGGGCCGCCGGGGAGTCGAAGGAGGCGGCGTGGTCGCGCACCGAGCAGCAGGCCGCCGCGCAGTCCGCCGACGCGGGGCTGAAGGCGGCGTTGGTCGAGGCGAACAAGCTCTATGAGGACCGCTTCGGGCACGTCTTCCTGATCTTCGCGAGCGGCCGTTCGCAGTCGGAGATCCTGGAAGCGGCGCGCGCTCGCCTGGAGAACGACGAGACGACCGAGCGGGCGATCGTCCGGGATGAGCTGCGCAAGATCGCGCTGCTGCGGCTGGAGCGGGTGCTCGATGCCCACTGA